A stretch of Aerococcus urinaehominis DNA encodes these proteins:
- a CDS encoding ATP-binding protein, whose amino-acid sequence MVESIDLQVAYGAVKHFGRNLYTSNPPAIAELVANSWDAYATQCEIINNNDELFIIDNGIGMTDDELSEKYAVSGYEKETTDIRVPDGQDQRPYMGRKGIGKFSAFSLGDEYVLYTKSNSDQKWKFVKFRYSDLLVNEPIVRLDVGHIENLSESFGDIDSEIFNDFKTGTVIHIPKLKRKFIKTTENNLMNILSRRFSVNISNKYDFTLKINSNKVDLEEHFYDKYVEFLYYFNIEENEIRQRFPSIEENYIKKVADNDFINNNGVKGWIGSVLEPKNLKIENEYNSGGVVIYINGKLADENILSPIQNARISNNYIVGEVDADFLQNEDEDPVLSSREGLNQEFENVANLRHELSSIRNELVNDWNQLRASRDSEKQDYLIPILKDETNKRIYEQVFSTEQRKRFNTLVQKVFDNNEEKTNADYKYYTPILISVVNSEIINKITIDDEDELGTIISKIYDLFDKVHINNALRVHSHIEDRLKIIDQLSKNIDEEAVEKVFEKHLYDNPWLINPFYDRASKDTIVENQKYFEANIDGESRVGYADLIINTADNDLPIVVELKREKKTNYSAPPADEIINQIKKYRTAILQKARNENSKVYSSNLEDIEAYFICGKEALAKLEDYERNDIEHTNKIVIKTYDALISQARSMYKDVLEEDILWNSSQLADS is encoded by the coding sequence TTGGTAGAGAGTATTGACTTGCAGGTGGCTTATGGTGCAGTAAAACATTTTGGAAGAAATTTATATACTTCTAATCCGCCTGCAATAGCAGAGTTAGTCGCCAATAGTTGGGACGCATATGCAACCCAATGTGAAATTATCAATAATAATGATGAACTATTTATAATTGATAATGGTATAGGTATGACTGATGATGAACTTTCGGAAAAGTATGCTGTTTCTGGCTATGAAAAGGAAACTACTGATATTAGAGTGCCGGACGGTCAGGACCAGAGACCATATATGGGACGTAAGGGAATTGGTAAATTTTCTGCCTTTAGTTTAGGAGACGAGTATGTTCTATATACGAAGAGTAACTCTGATCAAAAATGGAAATTTGTAAAATTCAGATATAGCGATTTACTAGTGAATGAACCCATTGTACGTTTAGATGTGGGTCACATAGAAAATCTTTCTGAAAGCTTTGGTGATATTGATTCAGAGATTTTTAATGATTTTAAAACAGGAACAGTTATTCATATTCCGAAATTAAAGAGAAAATTTATAAAGACTACTGAAAATAATTTAATGAATATCTTATCTCGTAGATTTTCAGTTAACATATCAAATAAATATGACTTTACTTTAAAAATCAACTCAAATAAAGTTGACTTGGAAGAACATTTCTATGATAAGTATGTCGAATTCCTTTATTATTTTAATATTGAAGAGAATGAAATCAGACAGAGATTTCCTTCAATTGAGGAAAACTATATAAAAAAAGTTGCTGATAACGACTTCATAAATAATAATGGAGTTAAGGGTTGGATTGGAAGTGTCCTAGAACCTAAGAATTTAAAAATTGAGAATGAATATAATTCTGGGGGAGTTGTAATTTATATTAACGGGAAATTAGCTGATGAGAACATTCTTTCCCCAATTCAAAATGCTCGAATTTCAAACAATTATATAGTTGGAGAAGTTGACGCTGATTTCTTACAAAATGAGGATGAAGATCCTGTATTAAGTAGTAGAGAGGGTTTAAACCAAGAATTTGAAAATGTAGCTAATCTAAGACATGAATTGTCTAGTATAAGAAATGAATTAGTAAATGATTGGAACCAGTTAAGAGCGAGTAGAGATAGCGAAAAACAAGATTATTTAATACCAATTTTAAAGGATGAGACTAATAAAAGAATATATGAACAAGTTTTTAGTACTGAGCAGAGAAAGAGATTTAATACACTAGTACAAAAAGTATTTGATAACAATGAGGAGAAAACGAATGCTGATTATAAGTATTATACTCCTATACTTATTTCAGTGGTAAACTCTGAGATAATTAATAAGATTACTATTGATGACGAAGATGAGCTCGGAACCATAATTTCTAAAATATATGATTTGTTTGACAAAGTACATATTAATAATGCGCTAAGGGTTCATTCGCATATTGAAGACCGACTAAAAATAATTGATCAGCTATCAAAAAATATTGATGAGGAAGCTGTAGAAAAGGTTTTTGAAAAGCATTTATATGATAATCCATGGCTAATAAACCCTTTCTATGATCGGGCTAGCAAGGATACCATTGTAGAAAATCAGAAATATTTTGAAGCAAATATAGATGGTGAAAGTAGAGTAGGTTATGCTGATTTAATAATTAATACAGCAGATAATGATTTACCGATAGTGGTGGAATTAAAACGAGAAAAGAAAACTAATTATTCTGCTCCACCTGCAGATGAAATAATTAATCAGATTAAAAAATATCGGACTGCTATTTTGCAAAAGGCTAGGAACGAAAACAGTAAAGTTTATTCTAGTAATCTAGAAGATATTGAAGCCTACTTTATATGTGGAAAAGAAGCCCTAGCAAAATTAGAAGATTATGAAAGAAACGATATTGAGCATACCAATAAAATTGTAATCAAAACTTATGATGCACTAATTAGTCAAGCAAGGAGTATGTATAAAGATGTTTTAGAGGAAGACATATTATGGAACAGTAGTCAGCTAGCTGATAGTTAG